TGCCGGTCCGCGCCGCGTCGATGTCGCAGTCGGGGTCGGTCAGCTCCGTGCCGTTGACGACGATGCGCCCGCCGCTGGGCTGCTCCAACAGGTTCACGCAGCGCAGCAGCGTCGACTTCCCGGAGCCGGACGGCCCGATGACGCAGACCACCTCGCCCCGCCGGACGTTCAGGTCGACGCCCTTGAGCACCTGAAGGTCGCCGAAGGACTTGTGCAGGTCGCCGACCTCGATCACCGGCGCCGCACGATCGGCGGCGGGTCCCGAGGTGGCATCGCTCTCGGGCTTCGTCATGTCGCTGCCCCTCCGGTCCGCGTCCTGCTGATCTTCCCTGGTTTCCTGGCGGCTCCCTTGCCGAATCGTTTCTCCAGGCCTCGGGAGACGAACGACAGCGGGATGGTGATGATCAGATAACACAGCCCGACCACCAGCACCGGGGTCATGCTCTGGTTGGTGTTCAGCGCCTCGCGGCCGAACTGGGCCAACTCCTGCTGGGCCAGCGTGCTGCCGAGGAAGAAGGCCAGCGAGGAGTCCTTGGTGAGCAGGATCAGCTCGTTGGTCAGCGGCGGCAGGATGATGCGGAACGCCTGCGGGATGACCACCGTGATCATCGTCCGGGTGGGCGACATGCCCAGCGATCGGGCCGCCTCGATCTGTCCCTTCGGCACCGCCTGGATGCCTGCGCGGATGGTCTCGGCGATGTAGGCGGCGCCGACCAGGCCGAGGGCCACCATGATCTGGACGTTGCGGTCGAGCCGGGTGTCGAAGGCGTACGGGATGCCGACGCCGACGGCGAGGAAGACCAGCATCGCGGGCAGACCGCGGAAGAACTCGATGTAGATGCCCGCGATCCAGCGGTAGGGCCCCACCGAGGAGAGCCGCATCAACGCCAGCACCAGGCCGAGTCCGAGACCGAGCGCGAAGCCGAGCACCGTGTAGAAGATGGTGTTGCCCAGCGCGACGGTGATCACGGTCGGGAACAGGTTGGCGGCCACCTCCATGTTGAAGAAGGCCCGCCGGATCTGACCCCAGTCGGCCGCCAGTACCAGGGCGACGACGGCTGCGATCAAGACCAGATACTGCACGCCGCGGAACAGTCTGGCCCGCTGCCGCTTGCTCATCCGGCGTCGCGGCTGCCCGCCCGGCGTCTCTCCGCCCACCGGCCGAGGCGGCGCCGTCGGGGGATCGCCCCCGACGCCCCGGCCTGCCGTCTTGTTTCCCGCCATGGTCTCTCGTGCTCCTGTGAGGTGTGCTGCGAAGGTCGATGCGGCAGGCACGACGTCGGCTGCCGTTGGCGAATGCGAGGGGCCGGCGCGCTGTGCACGCCGGCCCCGTCAGGTCTGCTCGATCAGTCGCCCGAGGTCTCGGTCGGCTCCGGCTCGGACTCCTCGGCGTCGGTGTCCTCGGCCTCGGCGTCGTCACCCTCGGCGTCGTCACCCTCGGCGTCCTCGGTCTCCTCGGCGTCAGCGGGGGCCGCGGGCGCCGTACCGAACCACTTCTCGTAGATCTCGTCGTACCGGCCGTCCTCACGGGCGGCGGCCAGGACCTCGTTGATCCGCTCCCGCAGCGCGTCGTTGCCGGTGCGCACCGCGACGCCGTACTGCTCGCCGGTGGCGAACTCCGCGACGACCTCGACGTCGGGGTTGTCGCTCGCGAAGTCGTAGAGGACGCCGTTGTCGTTGATGCCCGCGTCGACGTCGCCGTTCTGCACGGCGGCGGTCAGCAGCGCAAGGTCCTCATAGGTGACGAGGTCGGCGTCGGTGAGGTTCTCGTTCGCCCAGGACTGACCGGTGGTGCCGGTCTGCACCGCGACCCGCAGGCCGTCGAGGTCGGACTCGCCCGCGATGCCGGAGTCCGCCGCCACCAGCAGGGCCTGGGTCGCGTCGAAGTACGGGTCGCTGAAGTCGATGTTCTCTTCGCGCGTCGGGGTGATGGTCATGCCCGCCGCGGCCACGTCGCACTTGCCGGTGTCCAGGTCGGCACCCGACTGGATCGTGTCGAACGGGGTGTCGACGATCGCCTGGTCGAGGCCGAGGTCCTCGGCCACCAGGTCCACCAGGTCGACGTCGAAGCCGACGACCTCGTCGCCCTCCCGGAACTGGAACGGCTGGTAGGGCAGGTGGGTGCAGGTCGTCAGCGTGCCCTCGGCGACCAGCTCGATGCCGTCGACGGTGGTGCCCTGACCGGCGCCCTCGCTGTCGCCACCGCAGGCCGCCAGGGTCAGCGCCAGAGCGGGCGCGAGCGCGACGGCCGGGTGGAAGATCCTTCTACTACGCCGTTCCAATGTCCTGATCCTTCGGTTCCGGTGAGCGGGGGCGAGATGGGCACCGTAGCCGGTGTCCGTGGAGACGCCGTCGAGGACGGCCCTGACCTGCGAGATCACCACTGATTCGGCGTGACGCCGAACCACTTCAGATGAATCTCTTCATACCTGCCGTCGGTGCGAGCCTCTTCGAGCACCCGGTTCACGACGTCCAGGAGCTCGGTGTTGCCCTTGCGGACCGCGAGCCCGTACTGCTCGCCGGTGTCGAACTCGGCGACGACCTCGGTGTCGCGGTAGACCTCGGCGAACTCGTGCAGCGGCCCGTTGTCGGAGACCACGCCGTCGGTCTCGTCGGAGCGCAGGCTCTGCGTCAACGCGCTGAGATTGCTGTAGTAGACGAGCTCGATCGGGTCACCGTGCTCGGCGTTGTACTGCTCGACGAACTCGGCTCCGGTGGTGCCCGTCTGAATGGCCAGGCGCATGCCGTGCATCCCGTCCAGGCCCCGGACGGGCGATGCGCGCTCCACCAGCAGTGCCTGGGCGGCGTTGAAATAGGGATAGGCGAAGTCGATCACCTCGCCCCTCGGCCCGGTGATCGTCATCGCCGCCGCGGCGATGTCGCATTCCCCCGCGTCGAGCGCCTCGCCGTTCTGGATTCCCTCGAAGGGCATGTCGACGATCGCCTGTTCGACGCCCAGCTCGTCGGCGATCAGGTCGACGATGTCGACGTCGAAGCCGACCACCTCGCCACCCTCCTCGTACTGGAAGGGCTGGTACGGCAGGTGCGTACAGGTCAACAGCCTGCCCTCGGAGACGAGGTCGACGTCGGGGACGACCCGTTCCTCGGTCGGCTCGGCGGCATCCGTGGTCGATCCGCACGCGGCAAGTCCGAGGGACACGGCCAGTGTGCAGGCCGCGACCACCATGGCCCGCGGTCGAGTCCGCTGCACCAAAACGTCGCCCTCCGATCACTATCCGTATCGAACGGAAGGCATCATTCCACTACTGGGCGAAATTGAATGTAACCATTGGATTAAGGGACCGAACCATCCGTAGAGATGTGACGCATGTGGGTGCAATTGATCCGCCAGGTGGACTAGGGCGTTCGCGCCTCACCGGGTCCAGCCGAATTCGGTGATCCCTTCCCGGAGTCCGCCACGTCCGACACCCGCCGCCGACTCACCTGCGGTGACACCTCGGTCACCGCAGGCGAGCGGTTCCTCAATCCCGCCGGGCGTGCGCGTCCAGCACCACGGCCACCGCCGCAGTGATCTTCGCCGCATAGTCCAGCTGGAGCGACTCGTCCGGTACGTGCGCGTTGCTGCCCGGACCGAGCGCTCCGGTCACCACGAACTGCGCCGAGGGATAGGCCGCGTGCAGCAGCCCCATGAAGGGGATCGAGCCGCCGATGCCCATCGTCCGCCACGGCGCGGCGAACACCTCGTCGCTCGCCGTCGCCAACGCGCTCGCCAGCCACGGCGCCACCTCGGGGGCGTTCCAGCCGGGGGCGCACTCGCTGCGCTCCAGCTCCACGCGGGCTCCGTACGGCACGTCCGAGGTCAGCGCCGTGCGCAGCGCCGCCAGCGCGGCCTCCGGGTCGGCCGTCGGCGGCAGGCGGAAGCTCAGCGCCAGGGTCGTCGACGGCCGCAGGACGTTGCCCGCCTCGTCGGGATCCGGCAGACCGGCCGCCCCGATCACCGACAACGTCGGCCGCCAGGTGTTGTTCAACGCCTGCTCCACCGGGTCGTCGACGATCGGCCGGACGTCGGCGGGCATCGGGATGCCGTCGGAGACCAGGTTCGGCACCGCCTCGATCGCCTCCCGGACCTCCTCGACACGGTTCGCGGGCACCTCGACGGACAGCTCCGGCAGCAGCAGCCGTCCGGTCTCGGCGTCCTCGATCCGGTCCAGCAGCACCCGCAGGACTCGGAAGGAGCTGGGCACGACCCCGCCGGCCATGCCCGAGTGCTGGCCCGCGTCGAGCACCGTCACCCGCACCCGCAGCTGCGCCATCCCCCGCAGCGAGGTCGTCAGCCATATGCGCCGGTAGTCGCCCGCGCCCGAGTCGAGACAGACCACCAGGCTGACCTCGCCGAGCTCCTCGCTCAGCTCCGCGAGGTAGGCGGGCAGATCGGGCGAGCCGGACTCCTCGCCGGTCTCCAGCAGGATGACCGCCCTCGCGTGGGCGCCGCCGGTGGCCCGCAGCGCCTCCACGGCCGTCGTCGCCGCATAGGCCGCGTAGCCGTCGTCGGCGGCGCCGCGCCCGTAGAGCCTGCCGTCCTTGACGACCGGCGTCCACGGGCCGAGGCCCTCCGACCAGCCGCCGACGGGCGGCTGCTTGTCGAGATGTCCGTACAACAGGACGGTCCCGGCGTCCTCGGCACCCGAGGTCGCGGGGACGTCCACCACCAGTAACGGGGTCCGACCGGGCAGCCGCAGGACCCGAGTGGTCGCCCCCGCCAGTCCCCGGTCGGCGATCCAGGTCTCGACATGCGCGATCGCCGCGTCCAGGTGTCCGGAGGCGGCCCAGTCCGGATCGAAGGCTGGTGAGAGGGCCGGGATCTCGACCAGCCGCTCCAGGCTCGGCTGGACCGCCGAGTCCCACTGTCGTTGCACCGTCGTCATCAGGTCTTCGTGCGTCACGCCCGCATCCTGTCATCGGATCGCCCGACCATCGGCCGATGCGGGGCGGACGGGGTCGGGGCGCGGGGCAGGACGTAGCGGGTCCGCGCGGGTGCGGCGTGCGCTTGGGGGCGCGGCGGCGGGCCGCCGAGAAGGACACCAGCGGCGGGATCGCTGAGAGAGGCCCCTGCGGCAAGCCACGAGGAAGCCCCGGCGGGGAACCGCCCGAGGCGCCGGAAGCAGCCGCACGATGAGCCGACGGACGCCGCCGCGCATCGGTCGGCTCGGCATCCGATCGACGCAGGCAGGCACCCGCCTGATCATCCTCGCGAACGCGATCGCCGTTCACGCCCACGAGATCGGTGACCACAGGTGACCGACGAACACGGTGTGTCGCCGAACGTGCAGCTAGGGACGGTCCCCACCACAAACCCGGAGCATCTTTAGCAACCATCGATACTCTTGCGCGCCCAGCGGCCGTGCAAGTATTGCTGGAGCGAACCGTCAGTGCCGACGGTCGATGTCGCAGTCCCAAAGGACGGTGGCGGCGCCCGGCGGTGCGTCCGCGTTCCGTCATCACAAGTGGTGAGCGCGGGCCTCAAGACTGAGGAGACAGGCATGTCGTCGCCCGAATACTGGACCAAGCCTTGGCCGAGTTCCTCGGCCGACATACCGCCGCCATCGGAGAGCGCCCCGGCCGCCGTGGCGGCTCGACCCACGGCGGAGCAGGTGATCGCTGGACTGCGCGCCACCTCGGAAGGTGGCCCCGACCTGGTGCAGCTCCTCACCCCCGAAGGTGAGCGAGTCGCGCACCCGCACTTCGACCTCGACATCACTCCCGAAGGCCTGCGTGACCTCTACCGGGACATGGTCCTGGTCCGACGCGCCGACCGCGAGTGCAACGCCCTCCAGCGCCAGGGACAGCTCGGCATCTGGGTGCCGCTCCTCGGTCAGGAGGCAGCGCAGATCGGCGCGGGCCGCGCGATGCGCCCCACCGACATGGCGTTTCCCAGTTACCGGGAACACGGGGTCGCCTGGTGCCGAGGCATCGATCCGACGGAGCTGCTGGGCATCTTCCGCGGCACCGATCACGGCACGTGGGACCCGCTGGAGAAGCGGTTCCACCCCTACACCATCGTCATCGGCAACCAGGTCCTCAACGCGACCGGCTACGCGATGGGGCAGCGGCTCGACGGCAAGGTCGGCGACGACCATCAGGACGACGAGGCGACCATCGTCTTCTTCGGTGACGGCGCCACCAGCCAGGGCGACGTGAACGAGGCGTTCGTCTGGGGCGCGGTGTACGACGCGCCCGTCGTCTTCTTCTGTCAGAACAACCAGTGGGCGATCTCCGAGCCGATGGAACGGCAGAGCCGCATCCCGCTGTATCAGCGGGCGAACGGCTTCGGCTTCCCCGGCATCCGGGTGGACGGCAACGACGTGCTCGCCACGCTCGCGGTCACCCGCTGGGCGTTGGAGGAGTGTCGCAGCGGCAACGGCCCCGTCCTCATCGAGGCCTTCACCTATCGGATGGACGCCCACACGACGTCGGACGACCCCACTCGCTACCGCCTCTCCGACGAGCTCGAGGCGTGGAAGCTGAAGGACCCCATCGAGCGGGTCCGGGTGCATCTGGTGCGCGGTCAGTTCGCCGACGCGGACTTCTTCGCCCACGTGGACGCCGAGTCCGACGCCCTCGCCGAACGACTCCGCGCGTACTGCGTCGACATGCCCACCCCGCCCGCCGAGCGGATCTTCTCGAACGTCTACGCCGAGAGCAGTCCGCCGTTGGATCGGCAGCGCGACGAGTTCCTCACCTACCTGGCCGACTTCGATCACTCGGGGGGTGCGCACTGATGGCCGAGACGAGATCCCGGACGACGGCACAGGGCACCGACACGGCGGGCGACGGGTCCACGCGACAGGCGGCGGGCGCGGCAGGCGGCCCTGCGGGCACGACGCAGAAGGTGACCATCGCCAAGGCCCTCAACCTGGGCCTGCGCGCGGCGATGGAACGGGACCCCAAGGTCGTGCTGCTCGGTGAGGACATCGGCAAGCTCGGCGGCGTCTTCCGCATCACCGACGGGCTCCAGAAGGACTTCGGCGAACAGCGGGTGATGGACACCCCGCTGGCCGAGTCGGGCATCATCGGCACGGCGATCGGTCTGGCCATCCGAGGTTATCGACCGGTCTGCGAGATCCAGTTCGACGGCTTCATCTTCCCCGGCTTCGACCAGATCGTGAGCCAGCTGGCCAAGCTGCACTTCCGCACCCAGGGCCGGATCAAGGTGCCCGTGGTGATCCGAGTGCCCTTCGGCGGCGGCATCGGCGCGGTGGAGCACCACTCGGAGTCGCCGGAGTCCTACTTCGCCCACACCGCGGGCCTGAAGGTCGTGGCCTGCGGCGATCCGGTGGACGCCTACTGGATGATCCAGCAGGCCATCGCCTCCGATGACCCGGTCCTGTTCTTCGAACCGAAGCGGCGCTACCAGGAGAAGGCGGAACTCGACACGAGTGCGACGCCCTTCCCGCTGCATGCCTCGCGGGTGCTTCAGCAGGGGTCGGACGCCACCGTCGTCTGTTATGGGCCGATGGTGCGCACCTGCACCGACGCGGTCCGGGTCGCGGCGGAGGACGGGCATCGACTGGAGCTGATCGACCTGCGGTCGCTGTCGCCGTTGGATCTGGCCCCCGTCTTCGAGTCGGTGCGTCGCACCGGCAGGCTGATCGTGGTCAGCGAGGCACCGGGCGAGTCCTCGATCGCGGCGGAGATCGCCGCCCAGGTGCAGCAGGAGTGCTTCTACTCGCTGGAGGCTCCCGTGCTGCGTGTCACGGGCTTCGACACTCCCTACCCGCCCGCCAAGTTGGAGGAGGAGTTCCTCCCCGATCTGGATCGGGTGCTGGATGCCGTCGAACGTTCGCTGCGCTGGTAGGGGGAGGCCGCAATGCCACGACTGAAGCACTTCCCGCTGCCGGACACCGGCGAGGGACTCACCGAAGCGGAGATCATCACCTGGCACGTCGCCGCGGGCGACACGGTGACGGTCAACCAGATCATCGTCGAGATCGAGACGGCGAAGGCCGTGGTCGAGCTGCCCTGCCCGTTCGCGGGGCAGGTGTCGCAACTGCTGGTCGAGGTCGGCGAGACCGTCGAGGTCGGCGTGCCGATCATCGCCATCGACGTCGATCCGCACGGCTCGGCGGACGGGGAATCGACAGACGAGCAGGCCGTCAACGGCGCGAAGCCCGCCGAGGCGGAGGGCCGGGTGTCGAACCTGGTCGGATACGGGCCTCGTACCGGGGCGGCGACGCGCAGGCCCCGCAAGAAGTCCGGTGCCTCGGCACCGCAGGCGGCACCGCCCGCGCCCGTTCCCCAGCCGGTGGCGGCCGTGCCCGCCACACCCGCCCCCAAGCCTGCGGCTCCGGCGGCGATGCCTGCGGGCGGTGCGCAGCCTCGCACCACCGGACGGGTGCCGCTCGCCAAGCCCCCGGTGCGCAAACTCGCCAAGGACGCGGGCATCGACCTCCGCACCATCGTCGGCAGCGGCGCGAACGGCGTGATCACCCGCGAGGACGTCACCGGCGCCGTCGCGGCGGCAGCGGTTCCGGCCACGCCGACGCGGGGGCAGCCTGCCCGCGAGGAGCGGGTGCCGATCCGCGGCGTGCGACGTGCCACCGCCCAGGCCATGGTGCAGAGCGCCTTCACCGCGCCGCACGTCACGGAGTTCCTCACCGTCGACGTCACGCCGATGATGGAGCTGCGGGCCAGACTGAAGACGCATCCGGAGTTCCAGGGCGTGAAGATCACGCCGTTGGCCTTCGCCGCGAAGGCGCTGTGTCTCGCGGTGCGTCGGACGCCGGACGTCAACGCGACCTGGGACGAGCAGGCAGGCGAGATCGTCTACAAGTCCTACGTGCACCTGGGCATCGCCGCGGCCACCCCGCGTGGGCTGGTCGTGCCGAAGGTGCGTGAGGCGCAGGACATGTCGCTGCGTGAGCTGGCCGAGGCGCTGGACGCGCTGGCCACGACCGCGCGGGAGGGTCGCACCACCCCGGCGGACATGGTCGACGGCACCATCACCATCACCAACGTCGGGGTGTTCGGCGTCGACACCGGGACGCCCATCCTGAATCCGGGCGAGTCGGCGATCCTGGCGCTGGGCGCCATTCGCGACATGCCGTGGGTGGTCGACGGCCAGGTCGTGCCGCGCAAGGTGTGTCAGCTGGCGTTGAGCTTCGATCACCGGGTGGTCGACGGCCAGCAGGGCTCGCGGTTCCTCGCCGACATCGGGGCGCTGCTCGCCGATCCCGGCCTGGCGATGACCTACTGAACCGGGCCCCGTCCTCCCGCCGCCGCGCGCCGGGAGGACGGGGCCCGTCGGCGGCGTCTAGTCCGTCAGCGTCCAGTGCGTCACGCAGCGGACGGTGCTCACGATGTCCTGTGGTTCGAGGTTGAGTCGACGGACGTCCGCGGCGGTGCTCCGACCCGCGGGCGCGATGCCCGCGGCCTCCGCTCCGCCGTAGGCGCCGCGTGCGGCCGAGCCGCTCGCCTCCGCGTCGCTGATCCGCAGCAGCGGTCCGAGCGACCGGCCGAGTGCGTCGGCGTATCCGACGGCCTTGGATCTCGCGTCGTCGACGGCGGCGCGCTGCGCGGCGTTGCGGGCCGCCGTGTCGTCCCGCAACGACCAGGTGGGTCCGTCCAGCCGCTCCGGTTCGGCGGCCAGCAGCACCCCGGCGAGGTCGGCCAGCACCTCGGGGTCGGTCACCTCCAGGTTGTAATGCTGCTCGGCCCGGCAGCCGACCTGCCGCTGTCGCTGCCAGTCGGCATGGACTCCGAGTCGCCGAGACCGCACCACCACGCCCGCGCGGTCCAGCAGCGGCTCGACGCCGTCCACTCGCTCGCCCAGCAGTGCCACCGCCTCGGCACGCGTCCTGGCCGTACTGCTGAACGTCACCCGCAGCATCGCCTGATCGGCCCGCGCCGTGGCCCTGCCCGTCCCCTGTGTCACGACTTCGGTCACGCGGCCCAGCCAACCCCGTGAATCCTCCGGTGGCAAGGAGCCCAGGCCGCCGCACCGTCCTGGGCACCGTGTCCGCCGACCTACGCGGCGCGGCTGTGCCGATCCGAAGGTGCGAGCCGCCGACCGGGCGGGCGCCGATCGGCAGGCGACCGCTCGCCGAGGATTCGCCGGCCGGGGCCATGTTGCGGATTCGTGATCGGCCGTACCGATTCAGTAGGCGCCCCGGTGGCGGGCACGTGTCCGGAAGATGACGGGTGGCTATTTCCAGTTCCATCGCATCGGCGGCCTCAAGCGTTAGCCACCGGACAATCATCGGCGTGTGCCGCTCCTCACCGGACAATCGGGTGCAATCTCGCGATCAATGGGGCATACTTGAGTCGTACCGAGAAGTCAAGAATAACGAAGGTGATGGACACCCGATGAATCTCGCCGCCCGCCTGCGTCTCCGTAGGAACAGCAGCACCCGCCCTCGGACGAACAAGGCCCTCCAGGAGGCGATCGACTCGGCATCGAGCCCGGCGCTTCGTGACGAGCTGCTGATCATCGCTCAGCGTCACAACCTGTTGAACCGCTGAGCCGACAGGCACCGCACCGGCAGTCACGGTGTCGCGCGTCACATCCAGACAGGGTGTAACACGTTTGGATGTACCGACGATGAACCAAGTGACCCTGCGGTGCTGGCGGACCCCCGACCTGGCAGCACTGCGGGGTTTTCCAATTCCAAAGCCCGAAGCCTCACCCATGTGGGTGAGGCTTCTCGCGTCTCTGGCCGTCGCTCCGTAACCGGCGAGTCCAGCGATCGGCCGCCCGTTCCGCCCCGGCACCGCCCGGCGGCCCTTGGCGACGACCTCACAGCGTGACCACCACCGAGCCGCGCAGGCGGTGCATCGCAGATCATCCGCGATGTCCACGTGGACGTGCCCGGTCGAGATCCTCATCCCGGCCCCCGCTGTCGGTCGTCCGACAGCACCGCACCACGGCTCGACGCGCCTCCGCTCGTTGGCCTGCCCGCCACGCACACCTGAGCCGCGCCCCGCACCGACAGCGGAGAGGCAGCGCGCATCGAGGCGGACGAGGCCGTCAGGTCCCGACACCGGGGCGTCTGCTCATGCCCATACCGGCGATGCCGCGGACCGAGCACACCGGCCGTCCCCGTGGCTCCTCCGCTTCGACGCACCCCGCGTCAGCTCCGGAGAAACCGACGACGACCGCCGAATGCCCGCCGAAGGCGGCTACGAACGCGGCCGCAGGACGATCTCGTTGAGCTGACCGTCGGCGGGGAGTCGTACGGCCGTCGCGACCACGTCGGCGACCGTCTGCGGGCGCAGATAGCGCTCCGGCTCGAAGTCGCCGCCCTCGGCGGCCCGGACCGCCCGCTGCATGTCCGTGGCGACCCGGCCCGGATGCACCGAGGTCACCCGGACTCCCGCGTCGGCCTCCTCCGCCCGCAGCACGTCGGCGAAGGCACGCAGGGCGAACTTGCCGGCCGCGTACGAACCCCAGCCCGGGTTCGCTCGCAGGCCTGCGCCGGAGTTGACGAGCACGACGTGGCCTCGTGCGGACCGCAGCGCGGGCAGGAGCAGACGGGTCAGCTCGGCGACGGCGATCACGTTGACGTCGAAGGTACGACGCCACGAGTCGGCGGACGTCTCCGCGATCGAGCCGAGCTCGACGATCCCCGCGCTGTGCACCAGGACGTCCAACGAGGCGATGTCGGCGACGGCCTCGGCCACGGCTGCCCCGTCGGTCAGCTCCACGATCCAGGGATCGGCGGTGGGCAGCTCCTCGACGAGCGGAAGGAGCCGCTGCCGATCGCGGCCGCCCAACAACAGATCGTGCGTCGGCGCCAGCGCCCTGGCCACGGCGGCCCCCACCCCTCGGGAGGCGCCGGTGACCAGGGCAAGAGGTCGTGAAGTCATGCGCGCGAGCCTAGACCGCACGGGCCCGCGTTCCCGGCTCCGCCGCACGGCCGAGGCGGATGTCGGAGGCCCGCCTGCGGCGGCGGCGACTTCTCAGACCGGCGACGGCGCCGGGCAGGGACGCGTCACCGGGCGACGGGGGCGTCGTACAGCGTTCGACGAGCCCCCGCCGACCGAACTCGGCGTACGTCACTCGGCGTACGTCACTCGCCGATGCGTCCCACTCCGCGCCCGCCCCGGCCGGTGCGCCAGACGCTGACCACCGACGGCCGAGGCTGAGAGTCACCCCGGTCCGGCCAGTTCGACGCGGGGTTCTCCACGGTGGCGCCGTCGACCTCGCCGGGATGCTGCACGCACACCGTGACCAGGTCCTCGGTGATGATCGGACCGCAGGTCTCACCGCCGCGTGGCACGGTGAGGAAGAGCTTCAGATGTCCGCGTTCCCGGCCTTGCACGGGCACCGAGTACAGGCCGTCGTTGATGCCGAGCGCACCCGTCGAGTCGGTGGAGATCCACAGGTTGCCGTGCGGGTCGAAGGCGACGTTGTCCGGGCTGGTGATCGGGCTGACCTGGCTCTTGTCGAAGCCGCCGAAGTAGGTGTCCGGCGACTCCGGGTCACCGCAGACCAGCAGCAGGTTCCACGTGAAACGTGTGGCGGTGGGGTCGTTGCGGTGTTCCGTCCACTCCAGGACGTGGCCGTGCTTGTTGTCGTTCCTGGGATTGGCCTCGTCCGCCGCGGCGGCGCCGGTCGCTCCCCGGTTGGTGTTGTTGGTCAACGCCGCGTAGACGCTGCCGGTCACCGGGTTCGGCTCGATGTCCTCCGGCCGGTCCATCTTCGTGGCGCCGACCCGGTCCCCCGCGAGCCGCGTGTAGACGTAGACCTCCTCCGCCGTCATCCCCGGTACGAAGGACCGGTCGCCGTCGGCGAGCGGAATCCACTCGCCGGTCCCGCCGAACTCGCCGTCCGAGGGAAGATCACCG
This genomic stretch from Actinoalloteichus hoggarensis harbors:
- a CDS encoding ABC transporter substrate-binding protein — translated: MERRSRRIFHPAVALAPALALTLAACGGDSEGAGQGTTVDGIELVAEGTLTTCTHLPYQPFQFREGDEVVGFDVDLVDLVAEDLGLDQAIVDTPFDTIQSGADLDTGKCDVAAAGMTITPTREENIDFSDPYFDATQALLVAADSGIAGESDLDGLRVAVQTGTTGQSWANENLTDADLVTYEDLALLTAAVQNGDVDAGINDNGVLYDFASDNPDVEVVAEFATGEQYGVAVRTGNDALRERINEVLAAAREDGRYDEIYEKWFGTAPAAPADAEETEDAEGDDAEGDDAEAEDTDAEESEPEPTETSGD
- a CDS encoding alpha-ketoacid dehydrogenase subunit beta; the protein is MAETRSRTTAQGTDTAGDGSTRQAAGAAGGPAGTTQKVTIAKALNLGLRAAMERDPKVVLLGEDIGKLGGVFRITDGLQKDFGEQRVMDTPLAESGIIGTAIGLAIRGYRPVCEIQFDGFIFPGFDQIVSQLAKLHFRTQGRIKVPVVIRVPFGGGIGAVEHHSESPESYFAHTAGLKVVACGDPVDAYWMIQQAIASDDPVLFFEPKRRYQEKAELDTSATPFPLHASRVLQQGSDATVVCYGPMVRTCTDAVRVAAEDGHRLELIDLRSLSPLDLAPVFESVRRTGRLIVVSEAPGESSIAAEIAAQVQQECFYSLEAPVLRVTGFDTPYPPAKLEEEFLPDLDRVLDAVERSLRW
- a CDS encoding amino acid ABC transporter permease — encoded protein: MSKRQRARLFRGVQYLVLIAAVVALVLAADWGQIRRAFFNMEVAANLFPTVITVALGNTIFYTVLGFALGLGLGLVLALMRLSSVGPYRWIAGIYIEFFRGLPAMLVFLAVGVGIPYAFDTRLDRNVQIMVALGLVGAAYIAETIRAGIQAVPKGQIEAARSLGMSPTRTMITVVIPQAFRIILPPLTNELILLTKDSSLAFFLGSTLAQQELAQFGREALNTNQSMTPVLVVGLCYLIITIPLSFVSRGLEKRFGKGAARKPGKISRTRTGGAAT
- a CDS encoding ABC transporter substrate-binding protein gives rise to the protein MSLGLAACGSTTDAAEPTEERVVPDVDLVSEGRLLTCTHLPYQPFQYEEGGEVVGFDVDIVDLIADELGVEQAIVDMPFEGIQNGEALDAGECDIAAAAMTITGPRGEVIDFAYPYFNAAQALLVERASPVRGLDGMHGMRLAIQTGTTGAEFVEQYNAEHGDPIELVYYSNLSALTQSLRSDETDGVVSDNGPLHEFAEVYRDTEVVAEFDTGEQYGLAVRKGNTELLDVVNRVLEEARTDGRYEEIHLKWFGVTPNQW
- a CDS encoding M20/M25/M40 family metallo-hydrolase, with protein sequence MTTVQRQWDSAVQPSLERLVEIPALSPAFDPDWAASGHLDAAIAHVETWIADRGLAGATTRVLRLPGRTPLLVVDVPATSGAEDAGTVLLYGHLDKQPPVGGWSEGLGPWTPVVKDGRLYGRGAADDGYAAYAATTAVEALRATGGAHARAVILLETGEESGSPDLPAYLAELSEELGEVSLVVCLDSGAGDYRRIWLTTSLRGMAQLRVRVTVLDAGQHSGMAGGVVPSSFRVLRVLLDRIEDAETGRLLLPELSVEVPANRVEEVREAIEAVPNLVSDGIPMPADVRPIVDDPVEQALNNTWRPTLSVIGAAGLPDPDEAGNVLRPSTTLALSFRLPPTADPEAALAALRTALTSDVPYGARVELERSECAPGWNAPEVAPWLASALATASDEVFAAPWRTMGIGGSIPFMGLLHAAYPSAQFVVTGALGPGSNAHVPDESLQLDYAAKITAAVAVVLDAHARRD
- the pdhA gene encoding pyruvate dehydrogenase (acetyl-transferring) E1 component subunit alpha gives rise to the protein MSSPEYWTKPWPSSSADIPPPSESAPAAVAARPTAEQVIAGLRATSEGGPDLVQLLTPEGERVAHPHFDLDITPEGLRDLYRDMVLVRRADRECNALQRQGQLGIWVPLLGQEAAQIGAGRAMRPTDMAFPSYREHGVAWCRGIDPTELLGIFRGTDHGTWDPLEKRFHPYTIVIGNQVLNATGYAMGQRLDGKVGDDHQDDEATIVFFGDGATSQGDVNEAFVWGAVYDAPVVFFCQNNQWAISEPMERQSRIPLYQRANGFGFPGIRVDGNDVLATLAVTRWALEECRSGNGPVLIEAFTYRMDAHTTSDDPTRYRLSDELEAWKLKDPIERVRVHLVRGQFADADFFAHVDAESDALAERLRAYCVDMPTPPAERIFSNVYAESSPPLDRQRDEFLTYLADFDHSGGAH
- a CDS encoding dihydrolipoamide acetyltransferase family protein — its product is MPRLKHFPLPDTGEGLTEAEIITWHVAAGDTVTVNQIIVEIETAKAVVELPCPFAGQVSQLLVEVGETVEVGVPIIAIDVDPHGSADGESTDEQAVNGAKPAEAEGRVSNLVGYGPRTGAATRRPRKKSGASAPQAAPPAPVPQPVAAVPATPAPKPAAPAAMPAGGAQPRTTGRVPLAKPPVRKLAKDAGIDLRTIVGSGANGVITREDVTGAVAAAAVPATPTRGQPAREERVPIRGVRRATAQAMVQSAFTAPHVTEFLTVDVTPMMELRARLKTHPEFQGVKITPLAFAAKALCLAVRRTPDVNATWDEQAGEIVYKSYVHLGIAAATPRGLVVPKVREAQDMSLRELAEALDALATTAREGRTTPADMVDGTITITNVGVFGVDTGTPILNPGESAILALGAIRDMPWVVDGQVVPRKVCQLALSFDHRVVDGQQGSRFLADIGALLADPGLAMTY